A genomic window from Stigmatopora argus isolate UIUO_Sarg chromosome 13, RoL_Sarg_1.0, whole genome shotgun sequence includes:
- the creb1b gene encoding cyclic AMP-responsive element-binding protein 1b — MKMESAAAEAQQTAESAETENQQQITAAQLATLAQVSMATGHGSTTGPTVTLVQLPNGQTVQVHGVIQAAQSSVIQSPQVQTVQISTIAESEDSQESVDSVTDSQKRREILSRRPSYRKILNDLSSDAPAVPRIEEEKAEDDMVASATAAITTVTVPTPIYQTSSGQYIAITQGGAIQLANNGTDGVQGLQALTMTNATAAQPGTTILQYAQTSDGQQILVPSNQVVVQAASGDVQAYQIRTAPANTLTSGVVMASSPALPTQGATEEVTRKREVRLMKNREAARECRRKKKEYVKCLENRVAVLENQNKTLIEELKALKDLYCHKSD, encoded by the exons ATGAAGATGGAGTCAGCGGCTGCCGAGGCTCAGCAGACGGCCGAGTCTGCCGAGACGGAAAATCAGCAACAGATCACCGCGGCGCAGCTCGCCACCTTGGCGCAG GTATCCATGGCAACGGGCCACGGCTCAACGACGGGTCCCACGGTCACCCTGGTGCAGCTTCCGAACGGGCAGACGGTCCAAGTGCACGGCGTGATACAGGCCGCCCAGTCGTCCGTCATACAGTCGCCACAAGTGCAGACCGTGCAG ATCTCCACCATTGCTGAGAGTGAGGATTCGCAGGAGTCAGTGGACAGCGTGACCGACTCACAGAAGCGGCGCGAGATCCTATCACGACGACCCTCGTATAG GAAAATCCTGAACGACCTTTCATCCGACGCACCGGCCGTCCCTCGCATCGAGGAGGAAAAGGCAGAAGACGACATGGTGGCATCCGCCACGGCCGCCATCACCACCGTCACCGTGCCCACGCCGATTTACCAAACCAGCAGCGGCCAGTACA TCGCCATCACGCAGGGCGGCGCCATTCAGCTGGCCAACAACGGCACCGACGGCGTACAGGGCCTGCAGGCACTCACCATGACCAACGCCACCGCCGCTCAACCCGGGACGACCATCCTGCAGTACGCGCAGACGAGCGACGGCCAGCAAATACTGGTTCCCAGTAACCAAGTGGTGGTGCAAG CCGCCTCTGGGGACGTCCAAGCCTATCAGATCCGAACGGCGCCCGCCAACACCCTCACCTCCGGGGTGGTCATGGCCTCGTCGCCCGCCCTCCCGACCCAAGGCGCTACCGAGGAAGTCACCCGCAAGAGGGAGGTCCGCCTCATGAAGAACAG AGAAGCGGCACGCGAGTGTCGCAGAAAGAAGAAGGAGTATGTCAAGTGTCTGGAGAACCGAGTCGCTGTTCTGGAGAACCAAAATAAGACACTCATTGAAGAGCTCAAAGCACTCAAAGACCTTTACTGTCACAAATCTgactaa